The following proteins come from a genomic window of Streptomyces sp. NBC_01716:
- a CDS encoding DivIVA domain-containing protein, whose protein sequence is MFLFLLIAMVVVVASVTLAVVGGGDREVLPETAPELLVDPLPTTRPVGRADIEALRLPVALRGYRMADVDEVLARVGAELAERDSRIAELESTLAGAQAAAVGGPDLFRNPGEEDQR, encoded by the coding sequence GTGTTCCTGTTCTTGCTCATCGCGATGGTCGTGGTGGTGGCCTCGGTCACCCTCGCGGTGGTCGGCGGCGGCGACCGCGAGGTGCTGCCCGAGACCGCGCCCGAACTCCTCGTGGACCCGCTGCCCACGACACGCCCGGTGGGCCGGGCCGACATAGAGGCCCTGCGGCTGCCGGTCGCCCTCAGGGGCTACCGGATGGCGGACGTGGACGAGGTGCTCGCCAGGGTCGGCGCCGAGCTGGCCGAGCGGGACTCCCGGATCGCCGAGCTGGAGTCCACCCTCGCGGGCGCCCAGGCGGCGGCGGTCGGTGGGCCCGACCTTTTCAGGAACCCGGGCGAGGAGGACCAGCGGTGA
- a CDS encoding O-methyltransferase, protein MRQLRGQERVITANRQTSWAFADAFVAEDEALRWARDRARDMGLRSVSPGTGAALRLLAATAGAKAVAEIGTGTGVSGIYLLSGMRSDGVLTTVDTEPERQQFAREAFRAAGFTNNRARFIPGRARDVLPRLADGGYDLVFCDGDRLECLDYLAESLRLLRPGGLVCFEGVFADGRTVDSAAQPHEVLRLRELLRTVREMQDELLPSLLPVGDGLLCAVRR, encoded by the coding sequence GTGCGCCAACTACGGGGACAGGAGAGGGTCATTACCGCCAACCGGCAGACAAGCTGGGCGTTCGCCGACGCTTTTGTCGCCGAGGACGAGGCACTGCGCTGGGCCCGCGACAGGGCCCGGGACATGGGGCTCCGCTCGGTGTCACCGGGCACGGGCGCCGCGCTTCGTCTGCTTGCCGCCACGGCGGGCGCCAAGGCGGTGGCGGAGATCGGCACGGGCACCGGTGTCTCCGGGATCTATCTCCTCAGCGGCATGCGGTCCGACGGCGTGCTGACCACGGTCGACACGGAGCCGGAGCGGCAGCAGTTCGCCCGCGAGGCGTTCCGCGCGGCCGGTTTCACCAACAATCGCGCGCGCTTCATTCCCGGCCGGGCCCGCGACGTACTCCCCCGGCTCGCCGACGGCGGGTACGACCTCGTCTTCTGCGACGGGGATCGGCTCGAATGCCTCGACTATCTCGCTGAATCGTTGCGCCTGCTTCGGCCCGGGGGCCTCGTCTGCTTCGAGGGCGTCTTCGCGGACGGCCGTACGGTCGATTCGGCGGCCCAGCCCCACGAGGTACTGCGGCTGCGCGAGCTGCTGCGTACGGTGCGGGAGATGCAGGACGAGCTGCTGCCGTCGCTGCTGCCGGTGGGCGACGGGCTGCTCTGCGCCGTACGCCGCTGA
- a CDS encoding DNA-3-methyladenine glycosylase I, with product MTDGGAVAGPDGELRCPWGLSTEDYVKYHDEEWGRPVHGDDALFERLCLEAFQSGLSWITILRRREGFRRAFAGFHIPAVAAFTDADAARLLTDEGIIRNRAKIDATLANARELAGWSAGELDTLIWSYAPDPATRPVPKTVGDVPPVSDESTALAKALKKRGIRFVGPTTAYALMQACGLVDDHLAGCLVRRQLADV from the coding sequence GTGACCGACGGCGGAGCGGTGGCGGGCCCGGACGGCGAGCTGCGCTGTCCCTGGGGCCTGTCGACCGAGGACTACGTCAAGTACCACGACGAGGAGTGGGGGCGCCCCGTCCACGGCGACGACGCGCTGTTCGAGCGGCTGTGCCTGGAGGCGTTCCAGTCCGGCCTCTCCTGGATCACGATCCTGCGCCGCCGCGAGGGCTTCCGCCGGGCCTTCGCGGGTTTCCACATCCCGGCCGTCGCCGCCTTCACCGACGCGGACGCCGCGCGGCTGCTGACCGACGAGGGCATCATCCGCAACCGCGCCAAGATCGATGCCACCCTCGCCAACGCGCGCGAGCTGGCCGGCTGGTCCGCCGGCGAACTGGACACCCTCATCTGGTCGTACGCCCCGGACCCGGCGACGCGCCCGGTACCGAAGACGGTCGGGGACGTCCCGCCGGTCAGCGACGAGTCCACCGCACTGGCGAAGGCGCTCAAGAAGCGCGGCATCCGGTTCGTGGGCCCCACGACGGCGTACGCGCTGATGCAGGCCTGCGGCCTGGTCGACGACCACCTGGCCGGCTGCCTGGTCCGCCGGCAGCTCGCCGACGTGTAG
- a CDS encoding enoyl-CoA hydratase/isomerase family protein encodes MADTVLYKVADGLATVTINRPEAMNALNIAAKVALRDALRTAADDPAVRAVLLTATGRAFCVGQDLKEHVSLLAADTADGSGGTMRTVGEHYNPIVRALTEMPKPVVAGVNGVAAGAGFGFALACDYRVVADTASFNTSFAGVALTADSGVSWTLPRLIGGSRAADLLMFPRSVTAEQAYELGIVNKLVPAADLASEAAAVARTLAEGPTLAYAALKESLAYGAGHSLAETLEKEDELQNRAGASQDHGIAVQAFLAKAKPRYVGR; translated from the coding sequence ATGGCCGACACGGTGCTGTACAAGGTGGCCGACGGGTTGGCGACCGTCACGATCAACCGGCCCGAGGCCATGAACGCGCTGAACATCGCGGCCAAGGTCGCCCTGCGGGACGCGCTGCGTACCGCCGCGGACGACCCCGCCGTACGGGCCGTGCTCCTCACCGCCACCGGGCGGGCCTTCTGCGTGGGGCAGGACCTGAAGGAGCATGTCTCCCTCCTGGCGGCCGACACGGCCGACGGCAGCGGCGGGACCATGCGGACCGTCGGCGAGCACTACAACCCCATCGTGCGGGCCCTGACCGAGATGCCGAAGCCGGTCGTGGCGGGGGTCAACGGGGTGGCGGCGGGGGCGGGGTTCGGCTTCGCGCTCGCCTGCGACTACCGCGTGGTGGCCGACACGGCCTCCTTCAACACCTCGTTCGCGGGGGTGGCACTGACGGCCGACTCCGGCGTGTCGTGGACGCTGCCACGGCTGATCGGCGGGAGCAGGGCGGCGGACCTCCTGATGTTCCCGCGGTCGGTCACGGCGGAGCAGGCGTACGAGCTGGGGATCGTCAACAAGCTGGTCCCCGCGGCCGACCTCGCCTCCGAGGCGGCGGCGGTCGCGCGGACCCTCGCGGAGGGCCCCACACTGGCGTACGCGGCGCTGAAGGAGTCCCTGGCGTACGGCGCCGGCCATTCGCTGGCCGAGACGCTGGAGAAGGAGGACGAACTCCAGAACCGGGCGGGCGCGTCGCAGGACCACGGCATCGCGGTCCAGGCCTTCCTCGCCAAGGCGAAGCCGCGCTACGTGGGCCGCTGA
- a CDS encoding TIGR00730 family Rossman fold protein, whose product MGSPEEARKPDTQRLGPVLRRRDQVQPGTTDQRLLDTEGDSEWVHTDPWRVMRIQSEFVEGFGALAELPSAISVFGSARTPVDSPDYESGVRIGRALVEAGFAVITGGGPGAMEAANKGAREAKGISVGLGIELPFEQGLNPHVDIGVNFRYFFVRKTMFVKYAQGFVVLPGGLGTLDELFEALTLVQTRKVTRFPIVLFGTRYWTGLIDWLRDTVVAQGKASEKDLLLFHVTDDVDEAVALVTKETGK is encoded by the coding sequence ATGGGCAGTCCTGAGGAAGCACGGAAGCCGGACACGCAGCGTCTCGGGCCGGTGCTGCGTCGCCGGGACCAGGTGCAGCCGGGCACCACCGACCAGCGGCTGCTGGACACCGAGGGCGACTCCGAGTGGGTGCACACCGATCCCTGGCGGGTCATGCGCATCCAGTCCGAGTTCGTGGAGGGCTTCGGCGCGCTCGCCGAACTCCCCAGCGCCATCAGCGTCTTCGGCTCGGCCCGCACGCCCGTCGACTCGCCGGACTACGAGTCGGGCGTCCGGATCGGCCGGGCACTGGTCGAGGCCGGTTTCGCGGTGATCACGGGCGGTGGCCCCGGCGCGATGGAGGCGGCGAACAAGGGCGCGCGGGAGGCGAAGGGCATCTCCGTCGGGCTCGGTATCGAGCTGCCCTTCGAGCAGGGGCTCAACCCGCACGTCGACATCGGGGTCAACTTCCGTTACTTCTTTGTCCGGAAAACGATGTTTGTGAAGTATGCGCAGGGCTTCGTGGTGCTGCCCGGCGGCCTCGGCACGCTGGACGAACTGTTCGAGGCGCTCACGCTGGTCCAGACCCGCAAGGTGACCCGCTTCCCCATCGTCCTCTTCGGGACGCGGTACTGGACCGGTCTCATCGACTGGCTGCGGGACACCGTCGTGGCACAGGGCAAGGCGTCGGAGAAGGACCTGCTGCTGTTCCACGTCACGGACGACGTGGACGAGGCGGTGGCGCTGGTGACCAAGGAGACCGGCAAGTAG
- a CDS encoding DUF3117 domain-containing protein: MAAMKPRTGDGPLEVTKEGRGIVMRVPLEGGGRLVVELTPDEADALGDALKKVVG, encoded by the coding sequence ATGGCGGCCATGAAGCCGCGGACGGGCGACGGCCCGCTCGAGGTGACCAAGGAGGGGCGGGGCATCGTCATGCGCGTTCCGCTCGAAGGCGGCGGTCGGCTGGTCGTCGAGCTGACCCCCGACGAGGCGGATGCGCTGGGCGACGCTCTGAAGAAGGTCGTCGGCTGA
- the folP gene encoding dihydropteroate synthase, whose translation MSDGTLRLGRREFGPYEPVIMAIVNRTPDSFYDQGATFRDQPALDRVERAVSEGAAIIDIGGVKAGPGDEVTAKEEARRTVGFVAEVRRRHPDVVISVDTWRHEVGEAVCEAGADVLNDAWGGVDPALAEVAARYGAGLVCTHAGGAEPRTRPHRVAYDDVVEDILRVTLGLADRAVELGVRRDAIMIDPGHDFGKSTRHSLEATRRLGEMTETGWPVLVSLSNKDFVGETLDRPVKERVIGTLATTAVSAWLGARIYRVHEVAETKQVLDMVASIAGHRPPAVARRGLA comes from the coding sequence ATGAGCGACGGCACCCTGCGGCTGGGGCGGCGGGAGTTCGGCCCGTACGAGCCGGTGATCATGGCCATCGTCAACCGGACCCCGGACTCCTTCTACGACCAGGGCGCGACCTTCCGCGACCAGCCGGCACTCGACCGGGTGGAGCGGGCGGTCTCCGAGGGCGCCGCGATCATCGACATCGGCGGCGTGAAGGCGGGGCCCGGCGACGAGGTGACGGCCAAGGAGGAGGCGCGCCGGACGGTCGGTTTCGTCGCCGAGGTACGCAGGCGCCACCCGGACGTGGTGATCAGCGTCGACACCTGGCGGCACGAGGTCGGCGAGGCGGTCTGCGAGGCGGGCGCCGATGTGCTCAACGACGCCTGGGGCGGGGTCGATCCGGCGCTCGCCGAGGTCGCCGCGCGGTACGGCGCGGGGCTGGTCTGCACGCACGCGGGCGGGGCCGAGCCCCGGACCCGGCCGCACCGGGTCGCGTACGACGACGTGGTCGAGGACATTCTCCGGGTGACGCTCGGGCTGGCCGACCGGGCGGTGGAGCTGGGCGTCCGCCGGGACGCGATCATGATCGATCCGGGGCACGACTTCGGGAAGAGCACCCGGCATTCTCTGGAGGCGACCCGCAGGCTGGGCGAGATGACGGAGACCGGCTGGCCGGTGCTCGTGTCACTGTCCAACAAGGACTTCGTCGGCGAGACCCTCGACAGACCGGTGAAGGAGCGGGTGATCGGGACGCTCGCGACGACCGCCGTCTCGGCCTGGCTCGGCGCGCGGATCTACCGCGTGCACGAGGTGGCCGAGACGAAGCAGGTGCTGGACATGGTGGCGTCGATCGCGGGCCACCGGCCCCCGGCGGTGGCTCGCCGGGGGCTGGCCTAG